From Xiphophorus maculatus strain JP 163 A chromosome 12, X_maculatus-5.0-male, whole genome shotgun sequence, the proteins below share one genomic window:
- the LOC102233977 gene encoding chondroitin sulfate N-acetylgalactosaminyltransferase 1-like has protein sequence MLRRWLLALMTRIGLITSGCCCCFLLLFYLLGCKPSSHSKHPTLPWPGGATSKEGYLTLLQEREDSHRHYISSLTKQIAELKVALEERTQQLQESLETAKSKGILPQGLESLHNTPTKSDLKEFFRSQLNQAEVSSGVELPNEYALIPFDAFTLQTVYQLETGLTKHPAERPSRRDRRDELVGTVETALHVLNGPQQHADGTRRKRTYSPSDFIQGLTRTERTRGTVYELVFKGDGPQNFAQLVLFRPFGPLMKVKSDGVSTHGIIINIIVPLSGRVDAFEQFMSNFRDVCVRQDGRVHLTVVYFGRDQIDQVKAVLDQITRETRFRSFTLIQMNEKFSRGRGLDVGARAWRQRQNVLLFFCDVDVHFTPDFLTSCRLNADAGKKVYYPVLFSQYNPSIIYSNHTHIPSIKQQLVIKNENGFWRDFGFGMTCQYRSDFINIGGFDRSIRGWGLEDVHLYRKYLHSKLMVVRAPSRGLFHLWHEKSCADELPPDKYKMCMQTKAMSEASHGQLGALFFKREINSQKQSKEI, from the exons ATGTTGAGACGGTGGCTGCTGGCGCTGATGACCCGGATCGGCCTCATCACGtcgggctgctgctgctgctttctgctgctcTTCTACCTGCTGGGCTGTAAACCTTCATCTCACAGCAAACACCCGACTCTGCCGTGGCCTGGAGGGGCCACCAGTAAGGAGGGCTACCTGACCCTGCTGCAGGAGAGAGAGGACTCTCACAGACACTACATCAGCAGTCTGACGAAGCAGATAGCGGAGCTGAAGGTAGCTCTGGAGGAGAGGACGCAGCAGCTTCAGGAGTCCCTGGAGACGGCGAAAAGTAAAGGGATTCTGCCTCAGGGTCTGGAGAGTCTGCACAATACCCCTACAAAGTCTGACCTCAAG GAGTTCTTCCGCTCCCAGCTGAACCAGGCGGAGGTGAGCTCAGGTGTGGAGCTGCCCAACGAATATGCACTGATCCCTTTTGATGCCTTCACCCTGCAGAC GGTTTACCAGCTGGAAACGGGGCTGACGAAGCATCCGGCCGAGAGACCCTCGAGGAGAGACCGCCGAGACGAGCTGGTCGGGACGGTGGAGACGGCTCTGCACGTCCTGAACGGACCCCAGCAGCACGCAGACGGCACCAGGAGGAAACGAACCTACTCCCCTTCAGACTTCATACAGG GTTTGACTCGCACAGAGCGGACCAGAGGGACCGTCTATGAGCTGGTGTTCAAAGGCGACGGCCCACAGAACTTCGCTCAGCTCGTCCTCTTCAGGCCGTTTGGGCCTTTGATGAAGGTGAAGAGTGACGGCGTGAGCACACACGGCATCATCATCAACATAATCGTGCCGCTGTCCGGGAGAGTGGACGCCTTCGAGCAATTCATGAGCAACTTCAG GGACGTTTGCGTCCGACAGGACGGCCGGGTTCACCTCACTGTGGTCTACTTTGGTCGAGATCAGATCGACCAGGTGAAGGCTGTGCTGGATCAGATCACAAG GGAGACTCGGTTCAGGAGTTTCACCTTGATCCAGATGAATGAGAAGTTTTCTCGCGGCCGAGGCCTCGACGTCGGCGCCAGGGCCTGGAGACAGCGGCAGAACGTCCTGCTCTTCTTCTGTGACGTCGACGTCCACTTCACACCAGACTTCCTGACTTCCTGCCGCTTGAACGCAGACGCTG GTAAAAAGGTGTACTACCCTGTGCTCTTCAGCCAGTACAACCCATCCATCATCTACAgcaatcacacacacattccctcTATAAAACAACAACTG gtgataaaaaatgaaaatggattCTGGCGGGACTTTGGATTTGGCATGACATGCCAATACCGATCAGATTTTATCAACATTG GTGGGTTTGACCGCAGCATCAGAGGCTGGGGGCTGGAAGACGTCCACCTGTACAGGAAGTATCTCCACAGCAAGCTGATGGTGGTTCGAGCTCCGTCCAGAGGCCTCTTCCACCTGTGGCACGAGAAGAGCTGTGCAGATGAACTTCCTCCAGACAAATACAAGATGTGCATGCAAACCAAAGCCATGAGCGAGGCCTCTCACGGCCAGCTGGGGGCGCTCTTCTTCAAACGGGAGATAAACTCCCAGAAACAGAGCAAAGAGATCTGA